The Pedobacter ginsengisoli region TTATGACGCTTCGATACATTCAACCACCTGAGAAACTTGGAGAGGGATTCCTAAAGTTTGCGAAAGAAATTCACCAAAAAAGTTTATCACTTGAAACCAAATTTACTGAAGAAGAAATAGCGAACTTTTTTAACGAGAGTTTCTCAGGTAAGATAAGAGCAAACTTTCTTTTATGGATTGGAGACTTGAACAGATCGATAAAGGGCATCAACATTATAGTAGGTGACTTCTCCGAGATTAGAGCCGACAGAAATTCCTTGGGTGGCGATCCAGTGATTAGGAGCGAATTTCTATTTCAGGCTTTTTTCGGCGAGTTTTTTAGGCTGAAAGAGATCTCCAAAATATTTCTCAAACTGCTATACAAGCACAAAGTACTGTCAACAAAAGAAAAAGATATGCTCAACGACAGTTATTTTAAGGTATTCGAATGGGTATATGAAGTTCGTAACATGATTATTCATCAAGGAGTGACTTTTAAAAACTATGATGTAGAGCTTCCTATGGATTTCCTGACGGACATTTCGGACGAGGAAAAAGCAAAGTTCCAGGAGCTACTTGAAAATTATAATGATAGGGATGGAACCGTAGAAATCCAATGTGCATTTTACACCTCGATAATTCGCAACATCATGAACACTTTCCTTGAATTCCAGGAAAAAGTGGGCCAAACTTTAGCTGAACTGATCCTGCTTTATGAAGAACATGCTATGTCTATTACGGTTAGCGATCATGCCGATACTGAAATACTCAACCCTGGTAAATAAAAAAAGAAGACGGCTTTTCACGATGTGCAATCGGCATAAACTAAATATTATCACCGGACTGAAAAATATCTATTTCCGGGCCACAACCAAAACCACTCATTAGATTTTAACGAACTCTACCCTTCTGTTTTCCGCTTTTCCTGATGCGGTTGAATTGCTACCAACAGGTTCGCTTGCGCCTTTTCCATCTGTAACAATCTGGCCGTCATCTATACCAAATTCCTCTGTCAATACTTTTTTTACAGATGCAGCGCGTTTTTTGGAAAGCGCCAGGTTTGTCTCTTCTGATCCCTCATTATCAGTATGTCCAACAATTTTAATTTTAATACCTGACGATTCTTTAATTGCAGCGGCAATTTCTTTAATAAGACCAAACGATTCAGGTTTGATTTTATCAGAATTTGTATCGAATAAAATACCATTTGTTACAAAGCGCCCCTGTTCTAATAATTTAGACCTTGTATCCGGCTGACCGGCGCCGATACGCAGGTTGCTTAAGTAAAAGGCGGGATAGCCCTCTTTCGTTTTGGCTCCGCTGAAAAGTAATTGATTAAAATTGGCTGCTGTTGCCACTGCAGTTGGTACATCAAGCACCTTATCAGCGTTGTACCAAAGTCTTAGGCGCTCCTTTTGTATAGCAATTGCCACATGAATTACTGAGCCATAGTTACTCTGAAACCCTGTCAGGAATATTTTGTCTGATTTTAATTTCTGCTTGGCATTTTCCCTGGAATCAAGAGAAACGGTCGCTTTTTCACGACTAAAGGACGTAGAGAAATAAAGAATATTTTTCAGCGCATAATTATAAACATCCAACCTTTTGGCCCTATCTCCGCGATCGAAAACCTCAAACTGAAAGCCAGGAAAAACTGCTGAAGAATTTAACGAAAGATTAAGAAAAACATCGAATTCCACGGTGAAATTCTCTGGTAATTTAATTGTAGGCGATAGGAATTGTCCAGAATTAAATTGAAGCCATTTACCCTGTTGACCGTCTAATTTTACGATCTCGGCAGATCCAGTTGTAAACCATTTCAGCGGAAACTCACCAATGACATCCTGCTCGAAATTATCATAAAGCAACGTTTTCTCACCTGGTATAAAATCAAATTTGGTATAAGAGGCAGCCAATTTTCCTGACTTGGAACTCTCTGAAGCTTTCTCTCCTTTTGTCCCATCCTGCGCAGCATCTTTTTTTGCCTTTGTAGAACCGTTCCCATCAATCGCTTTCTCAGCTTTCTGCGTGCTTTTCTTAATCAACAGATCACTACCTGCATTTGCCGCTTTTTCGCCCAGTCGTTTGAGAAATCCCTGACTGCGGGCACTCAGGGTCATTGCCTGAATCACAAGCACTACTAAAAATAATTTTTTAAACATTTTCTAAGGAATTAGTTAGGAATCAAAGAACGGAAACAAGCAAATAAGTTAAAATATTTATCTGCTGACTAACACGAAACAGGGGTCGGAAAACAGCTAATATACCATGTGGGCCTTTAAGCATTCAAAAACTGAATTTCATCTGCTTATAGACATTTTAGTCTACATTGACTGTATTTGATAGACGCCACGTTAGAAAACACCATAGAAAGCCCCTATTATAGATAAAACACAATTGATCTGATCGCCTTATCGGTTATTCGTCGACAAACATCAGTTGTTTATCGACATCAAAGGGTGATTATATGCAACTCAGTATAGAAATAACTTCCTATGATTATCTTTATAGGATAATGAATGCAACAGTAAAAAAGGGCTTTTGAATTTCAACTAAAAGCAGCGCTTTTGGTTATTAATCGATAATAGCATTCCATATACAAACGAGTATTGAAAAAAGTTAAAATTATATTTGTCAATGGTTTATAAAAAAGTTTGGCATTTACGCAAGCAGGTTATTCCGCACCTGCTTTTTTGGATAAGTTGTACCGCATTTCTTACTCCCCTATTTATTATCGGCCTTCCAAGCTTTATAATCGGCTTGTCTTTGGTATTGAAGTGGCTTGAACTGATATATTCAAGTTCCTATATTTTTAACATTTATGTTGAAGAAAAAATGCATGTTGCGTTTATGGAGATCAATCTGAAAAAACAATCTTTTCCTAAACTGACAAAAACTGAACCCAACCACCACAAATAACTAAATAAAGTATCATGAAGATAAAGACATTAATAGTAGATGATGAACCACACGCCATTGAGGTAATTGAAAAATATGTTGAAGACTTTACAGAAATTGATCTTGTAGCAAAATGTAATACCGCGATACAGGCATTTCAGATTCTGCAAAAAACCAGGATAGATCTTATATTTTTAGATGTAAAGATGCCGGGTCTTTTAGGCACTAACCTTGTTAGGTCACTCAAGAATCCACCTAAGATTATTTTTACCACGGCTTACCAGGACTATGCCCTTGAAGGTTTTGATTTGAACGCCGTTGACTATCTATTAAAGCCCATCCCATTTGATAGATTTCTTAAGGCTATAGACAAGGTTTTTGAGGCTTATAAAGTCAACCATCACAGAGTAAGTATAGAGCAACAGGTGCCAGAACCAAAAGGCGACAACTTCCTATATTTAAGAGTTGAACGAAAAATGGTTAAAATTAATGTTATTGAAATATTCTGGATAGAAAGTCTCAAAGATTACATCAAGGTTGTTTTAAAAGATAAGGCACTGGTCAGCAAGCAGAAAATCAGTGTCATTGAGGAATTGCTTCCTGAAGAGAAATTTGTGCGAATTCACCGCTCATTTATTGTAGCAATTGATAAGGTGGAGAGTTATCACGCTTATGCGATCGAGATTCTGGGCAAAGAGCTGCCCATAGGCCGTAACTATAAGGCAGAATGCCGGAAAAGATTAAGGTTAATCAATTGATATTTTCTTCGAGAATTAATCAATCCCAGACAAGTCTCTCCACATTGATCGAAAGAAGCAGATATTACAGGTCACCATCTAAAATCACTATGGCGATTTTGTTCTTTCAAACACCTAGGGTTGTTTATACCAATGTGATGTCCCGAACTTTTGGATATCGAAAATATCTGCGTTTATTGATGCATTTATAGTAACGTTTGAATAAGTCGCATCCTCAACATGTTTTCCGCTTATAAATTGTTGAGCAGCTACTGGAAACCAGACCAGCCCATAGGTTTTTATTTTGTACCTGGTATCGCGTACTCTTCTGCCAATGAAATCTATGAATCTTACAGGGTAAAGTCCTTGTAAATCGTACCATATTTGTACACCAGATTTACCTTCTGTGTTTGTGGCGCCGAGCACGTAAATCTTTTTTCCCTCCCACATCCCAAAACATGATTTGTTTATATCTACGCCATTGCTTATTAGGTACTTTTTAACATCATCAATAGCATCATAGTATATATCGCCCAATATGTATTCATCCGGGTAACGGTTATTCACAAATCTTCCGGAACTTTGGTATGCTTTGAACAGAAAAAGCGAATCACCTTTTATGATGCTGGCATTACCATCGCCAGGATCACCATTATCAATTCTATGAAGTCCAGGATAAAGATCTGCATGATATTCTTTTCCTTCCTGACTCCTTCCATATTGGTCGCGACGTATTTGCTTGATATAGGTTATAGATTTCAGCCACTTCCCTTTGTAGCGTTTTTGAATGGTTTCCACGTTCACCGAAGTAGCTTGTGCGTTTAATTTCCCGGTTACTAAAACAAATATTAGAGATGTAAGGCAGCCGGCCAAACCAAGAATTTTTTTCTTCTTATTTAGCATAGGATATGACAGTTACTTTATTATTTTGGTTTTTTAATGTTTTTAAGTAGGCAAAAATAGCGCCCAGGTCAATCTCGGTCATGCCGCCGTACATTGTCCATGGCATAGGAGAATTTAATTGCCCTGCCGATAGTTTTGCTGGTTTGGATTCAGAATTGGTATGTGTTTTGAACCTGCGAACAAACATATCCTTGGTCCAGTTTCCTATTCCGGTAGCTTTATCCATTGTAATATTAGGTGCCCGTATCACACCTGCCGGCAGTATAAATTCCATTCCACCTCCAAATTCGCTGCCTGCTACTATCACACCTTTTTCTTGCTTGCTATGGCAGTCTACGCATCCTGCAGCATTAACTAGGTAGCCTCCATAATGAACTGTATCGGACAATGCTGGCATATCTGAGTGTTCCGGCTGCTTTGGACCGAGCTTATTTAAGAGATTAACCGGAAAATCCAGGTCAGGCGCCGGCGTGTCATTCTTAATAGGTTTAAGTGTTCTTAAATAAGCTATAATACTGAATACGTCGTCTTTACTCATCTTTCCAAAGCGCTGATAGCCCATTACAGGAAAAAGGGCATGCCCATCTTTGCCGACACCCGAGGTGATGGCACGATAAATCTCGCCATCAGTCCAGGAGGAGAGTTTGTATGGAGTAAGGTTCGTTGAGTAGATATTGCCTGGAAACCCTGCTTTTTTATCAAAATGCTCTCCTCCACGTCCTTCACTGCCCGGTACTATAGGGCCACCAAAAGCATTCCAGTCACGAGTACTATGGCAATCCATACATACTGTCACATGGTTCGCAAGGTACCTACCCCGCTCAACTGTCTGCGTGGTTTTCTTCACTTTAAGTTCAGGTGCAACACCGACATTTGGAAGAGCAAAATTTAAATATAAACCAGATGTAAGGCCTAACAGAATAACAAAGACAAGGGTTATGCCAAGTACTTTTAATATTTTCATAATGAGTTGTTTAAAAAAACAAATTTCAGCAGACGCTAGCTGTTCTACACCATTGATCGATAAAAGACACATTAATGTAGACAAAAGCTTTTCTTTGCGGGACGAATGGACATGATATGTTTCTTCAATATCCAATTCTTCAAGGCACCCTACGAGCATTGATTAGTTGTTATATAATAGATATTGTTGTAGAAAACAGTAAATTGTTATCTAATTTCCCTGTACAAATCATACCCAGTTTTTGCAGCAACCTAATCGATCTGACATTGCTGTCAAGGGTCGTTGCTGAGATCGATTTATGAAGGTCGGAAGCCAATAAGTCCTGTAAAATTACAGATGCGGCTTCATATGCAAACCCACTTCGCTGATAGTCAGGAAGAAATGCAAAGCCAATATCCCAGTGAGGAAGATAATCTCTTTTCAAAAAAGTAACTATTCCTATCCTGACCATGGTTTGCTTATTATGAACTGTCCAGTATACGGCTAACGGATTTTCAGCTATTTTCCTGATATACTCCCGGGCAGTTTCAAGAGTATGAATATGCCGTTCGCCTATAAAGGTTACCCAATCACTCGTGTTTGTCAGTTGCTTGATAAAAGCCGCATCGTTCATTTGCAACACTTTTATAATTAATCTATCTGTATGGTAGGTTGATTTCATTATGAATGTTATTAGTAGGAATATGCATTTTAGAAAAACAATTTATTACTTCGAAGATAGCCTCCATAAAGACGCTATATACGTCTAAATAAAGAATCCATAAATTCTGTCACTACCGTCTTTAGTGATTGATATTCTTTATCTGGCCTATCCAAATCAGCCCATGACATTTTATAGATTGCCTCAGGATTAATCTCCTTGAAATCAGCATGAAGGTAATTGCCAAGTGCACTCATTAGTATAACATGAAACGAGCAGGCATCTTCATCGTATTCTACTGGAGAAAAAAAACAATCGATAATGCAGGTATAAAGCGCTTCAATAGCTGTAAGTGCCATGCTTGCCCTCTTATATCCTTTTGATTGCGTCATTTCGCGGACTTCTAAGGTAAATACCAACAGATCATCAGCCATACCATTAAGCATTAACTCTTTGTCCAGGATAAGCTCCGTTCGAATGCCCGGCCTGATAAGTTTCTCCAAAAAATCAAATGCATTTCGAACACTTTCATCAGATTCTTCTTTTATGTTCAAATCTCCACTGTAATTTTCTTCTATCCAGGTTAAAATAAAATGCTCATTTTCTTTTACTGACAAATAAAGAAACCTAAACTTATCTTCGCGGTTAAGAGCCAGAAATGTTTTTTGATGTTCCATTTTATATTAGTTTCAGTAAAATTTGGACTTTAACCTTTAGACGTCAACAAAAATATACAGACAGCATCAGTAACAAGACAAAAAACACATTTCACTTGCTAAATGCTGTAAGGTAGTATATGTGAATACTCAGGCAGTGAGATACGCTGATAAATGGCACTCAAACCCTTTAAATTGCTTTTAATCGCATCAAGTCTTCGCCGTCCAGCTAAAAATTAAAGAAAATCATAGCCGACTCAAAATTCAAAGATTAAACAAACCCAGACTTTGAATTGGGGCCTGTTTTACTAAAGACCTACTTAAGAAGCAGCGATTAGCTCACAGATCTTGTTTTTCATCTCATGGTATAAGTGTAAAGTTTTACCCCCGACCAGCGTTGCATCACAGTTTGCAGCAATAAATAGGACTGTCTGCTGCTCTTTGAAATATAGAAGTAAAGAACTTCCACCGAACACCGCACCTTGATGACCGAACTGGTGCTTATTACCGTAGCCAAAGACGTCAAGGCCCAATCCGTATTCTGATTCTCTGGTCGGGGTTGACATCAGTCCCAGAGTCTGCGGACTAACAATTTTATGCTTGGAGAGCGCCTGCATAAATTTTACAAAATCCAAACTTGTAGCGACCAACCCACCATCGCCGTATTCGCTATATATTTCAACCTTTGTCGGCACAGAAACATTCTGAAGGCGACCATCTCCGAAGCGGTCCATATAGTAGTTGGGCATGGCAAAACCGTCAAGAAAATCCTTCCCGTTTCTATAAAAGGTATACTTTAATCCCTGAGGATTAAAAAGATGTTCGACCAACCATTTCCACTCCTCCTGCTGGCCCACATGTTCAACGATTAGCGAGAGTAGCACATAATTTGTATTTGAATAATGATAGGCAGCATCTGGATGAAGATAAGTCTTCCGATTGACAAATTTTAAGATTCCCTCCAGATCCCATCGCTGTGAAAGATCATTGAACCAATGCAACCTGAAGCTGTCGTCCTCTATATAATCGGGAATGCCAGATCTGTGGCTCAATAACATTCGGACAGTGATATGAGCCGCCCCTTTTATTCTGGCAGTTACATGCACAGGTAAATAATTATCGATACTTTTGTCCAATTGGACCTTTTGCTGCTCAAATAGCATCATTATCGCTGTTGCGGTATATATTTTGGTCACGCTGCCGCCAGCATGCACGAATCCGTGGGTCAAAGGTTGGTTATCCTCGATTCGAGCATAGCCAGCTGCACCTTCCCAAACACCCTCGACGTTTGAAACTGCTACCGATAGTCCCGGCAATCCCTTTTTCGAATATTCATGAATAATCGAATTGATCTTTAGGCCCAGCGTATGATCTGTCTTATAGGCCTGGGGAAATTTTTTATCTTTTATGGGCTGTTCGAAGATATCTTTGGAGCAGCCCATTAATAGGCTCGCAAGCAGAATTATCAGGACGAATTGATTTTTCATAACTATTATTTTTTAAAAAGGTTAAATCTGGATCCTACGGTTAGCAGCGAACTTGGAAGGACTGGAAAGGCATTGTTGTACTTGATGGTCGGAATGATCTCATACCCAATAAAAGGCGTCACCTGATAGTATTTACCTAAATCCAGCTGATAACCTACGTCTGCAGTCAATGGGGCAATCCACCTTCCTTCTGATTGTGACCTACTTTTTTCCCACCTCGCTCCAACCATGTCGTATAGAGGATTGGAGTTATTGAAATATATAATCCTGCCAACTCCCAAACCTATTCCAGGCTTGATCTTTCCTATTGATGGTCGGTAATGAAATTGAGTGGATAGATAAATAGCATTGCCATGCTCAGCATGGTTAAGCCAGCCGATATTTAGACTCTGTGAGGTAGAATGGCCAACATCATAACCGTAGGCTATTCCAAGCGCAATGCCCGGATTTTTGAAATTGTCCATCAATTGTTTTAGGGGCAAGTTATAACCTTGCATGGAGAATTTGATATTATAGTTCAATCTAGATGGTGATTGGGAAAAGCCTTGAATTGCTATAAGGCTGCACAGCCCTACAACCAGACCAATGAGTTTACTTCGCATATAAATCTGTGAATTAAAATTAAGCCTCTGAATTTTCAGTGCGCAGCAAATTTATATGTCTTTGATTGTCGATTTGAACAGAATCGACCAACGACATATTTTGTCACCTAGAAAGATAATTATGCAACCCGAAAGGTAGCAACTCTGTAAAGCCAATACATCATCACTATCCAACATCCAGCTAGTCTTGATAAGATTCCAAATGTGGTAATATGTCCTTTTCAAAAGTATTTTTTTAGCATAATGTGCTCAACAGACTAATTATTAAGTAGACCTAAAGGTGCTTCGTTCTACAATAGATATTGGGCAACTTTTTAATAATCAGGCAGAGACTGAGATGATGTCGAGAAAATGCCATTTAAGCCCTTTACCGCTCCATTCCAGCCAGCTTGGTATGACCAAGAAACTTCACCACTGCCTTCAATATTCTCACCAACACCGGAAATGGTATCAAAAGCCCATCCCGATGCTGAAACCATTAGTTTTCCTCCTCCGTCCCAGGTGTTATTTTTAGAAGAAGTAATAAACCCCTGAACAGTGAGCTCAGCTTTCACACCTGCTTTAATGCGAATCGCATTTTCGAGTGGTTTCACCAACTCTTTCTTAACTTCTTTGATCACATAAATTACTGCGAATGTACTTTGCCCCAAAGCGTAATTTTCTTTCTGCTGAAGCCTCCATTTTCCAGCCCAGGTTTCCGCCGGCCCCTTAATTGTTGTCGTGGTTTCTTTACAATTGGCCTTGATATTGAGTAAGCCAAGTTCAACAGTAAGATTTACCGGACATCGAGGCGCCATTATATCCGCGAAACTCATTGTTTTAAATTGCTGCTCAAGTGAAGAACAAGCGGGTCCCTTAGATCTGTAGTTCGTCATTATCTTACTGATGTTTTTCAGATATTCATCTGCGTATTTATAATAGTTGACGTTAGCAAGGTGTTCGTTTGCTCCCACCAGATATCCCCATTTCGATTGAAAAAAAAAACGTTCAGCAGCCCAATGTAATTGTTTCTCATCGTAAGCTTCAGCAGCAGTGGCGCAAGCCACCAAAAACCTGTCTCTAAGTCCGTTTATAGCCTTACATTCCTCTTTAGTCAGTCTCTCAATATTTACACAACCGGAACTTGAACCTTCTCCGTCGCATTTGTACTGAGCTTTCTTCTGTGCATAATCCTGATAAATTTTCGTTTCGTTAATATCGTAATCCTTTTCCAGATCGTTAATCCGGCTATTAAAAGCCTCTTCCTCTTTCATCATAGCTAACAAAACATCCTGTTGAATGTACTTATTTGTAAATATTTTTGCGGCTTTTTCAAACCAGGGATTACCAACATTAACGGTTATTTGCTCCCCTGCGGATAAACGTTTCTGCAGATTCTGAATCCTGTTATTGAGCTGCTTATTGCCCAACTCTTGTTCACGGTTTATAATTTCAGAAAGAACACCTCTCATACGGTCAATTTCAGTTCTAAATGCTGCACGCTCACCCTTAACCAGCTGCTCATCTTCAACACGCTTCTGGTGCATGGGTTTTTTAATCTTATACAAATCGAAATAGTCAGGCAAATCTTTTGGTTTAGCGAAAAAATCATAGGCTGTGCGGGATTTATCGAGTTCATCTATGATCTCCATTGCACCGTCATTAAGACCAGCCTCAACGGATTTCTTTGCAAATTCAAGTGCTTTCTCTTTCTGTCCTTGTTGTTTAAAAATTTGAGCAGCAGAATTATTTGCCTGAGGATGCCCAGGTTGCTGCTTAAGGCACTTCCGCAAGTAGACCATAGCACTGTCCTGCTCTCCTATTCCCATAAAGGCCTGTGCCAGGTTATTCAATATTAGTGCATGTTCAGGATATCGAGAAACCAAGCCCTTACAAATTGGCATTGCCTCGGCAGGTGCATTCGCATTTATGAGCATAGCTGTGTAGCTGTTGATGTTTAAATCATCCCCAATATCGCCGATCAGCGCAGTACCTGCAAGAAATGCGCCTTCCTGTAGTGCGCCGTTAAGATAAGCTGACATTCCGAGGTCGAACAAATTCAGGCTTACTTTCGTATCGGAAAGGATGTCCTGTAGAAGTTTTCTGCTATTGCTACTCATCTTTGTAAATAAATCAGTATTTAACCGCTGAATATATTTCTTCAATTCCTCGCCTTTTAAC contains the following coding sequences:
- a CDS encoding tetratricopeptide repeat protein → MQRQFFPNLLLSIILVLLCSMTVTAQGGKPTPEQIKQALEAAKKLKARGLKGDDPEAMAEEAKKILKPMMKTVMSIPRQTIAIKTVQKIVLTPIQRKKLKGEELKKYIQRLNTDLFTKMSSNSRKLLQDILSDTKVSLNLFDLGMSAYLNGALQEGAFLAGTALIGDIGDDLNINSYTAMLINANAPAEAMPICKGLVSRYPEHALILNNLAQAFMGIGEQDSAMVYLRKCLKQQPGHPQANNSAAQIFKQQGQKEKALEFAKKSVEAGLNDGAMEIIDELDKSRTAYDFFAKPKDLPDYFDLYKIKKPMHQKRVEDEQLVKGERAAFRTEIDRMRGVLSEIINREQELGNKQLNNRIQNLQKRLSAGEQITVNVGNPWFEKAAKIFTNKYIQQDVLLAMMKEEEAFNSRINDLEKDYDINETKIYQDYAQKKAQYKCDGEGSSSGCVNIERLTKEECKAINGLRDRFLVACATAAEAYDEKQLHWAAERFFFQSKWGYLVGANEHLANVNYYKYADEYLKNISKIMTNYRSKGPACSSLEQQFKTMSFADIMAPRCPVNLTVELGLLNIKANCKETTTTIKGPAETWAGKWRLQQKENYALGQSTFAVIYVIKEVKKELVKPLENAIRIKAGVKAELTVQGFITSSKNNTWDGGGKLMVSASGWAFDTISGVGENIEGSGEVSWSYQAGWNGAVKGLNGIFSTSSQSLPDY
- a CDS encoding OmpA family protein codes for the protein MFKKLFLVVLVIQAMTLSARSQGFLKRLGEKAANAGSDLLIKKSTQKAEKAIDGNGSTKAKKDAAQDGTKGEKASESSKSGKLAASYTKFDFIPGEKTLLYDNFEQDVIGEFPLKWFTTGSAEIVKLDGQQGKWLQFNSGQFLSPTIKLPENFTVEFDVFLNLSLNSSAVFPGFQFEVFDRGDRAKRLDVYNYALKNILYFSTSFSREKATVSLDSRENAKQKLKSDKIFLTGFQSNYGSVIHVAIAIQKERLRLWYNADKVLDVPTAVATAANFNQLLFSGAKTKEGYPAFYLSNLRIGAGQPDTRSKLLEQGRFVTNGILFDTNSDKIKPESFGLIKEIAAAIKESSGIKIKIVGHTDNEGSEETNLALSKKRAASVKKVLTEEFGIDDGQIVTDGKGASEPVGSNSTASGKAENRRVEFVKI
- a CDS encoding GNAT family N-acetyltransferase; its protein translation is MKSTYHTDRLIIKVLQMNDAAFIKQLTNTSDWVTFIGERHIHTLETAREYIRKIAENPLAVYWTVHNKQTMVRIGIVTFLKRDYLPHWDIGFAFLPDYQRSGFAYEAASVILQDLLASDLHKSISATTLDSNVRSIRLLQKLGMICTGKLDNNLLFSTTISII
- a CDS encoding c-type cytochrome, producing the protein MKILKVLGITLVFVILLGLTSGLYLNFALPNVGVAPELKVKKTTQTVERGRYLANHVTVCMDCHSTRDWNAFGGPIVPGSEGRGGEHFDKKAGFPGNIYSTNLTPYKLSSWTDGEIYRAITSGVGKDGHALFPVMGYQRFGKMSKDDVFSIIAYLRTLKPIKNDTPAPDLDFPVNLLNKLGPKQPEHSDMPALSDTVHYGGYLVNAAGCVDCHSKQEKGVIVAGSEFGGGMEFILPAGVIRAPNITMDKATGIGNWTKDMFVRRFKTHTNSESKPAKLSAGQLNSPMPWTMYGGMTEIDLGAIFAYLKTLKNQNNKVTVISYAK
- a CDS encoding LytR/AlgR family response regulator transcription factor, with product MKIKTLIVDDEPHAIEVIEKYVEDFTEIDLVAKCNTAIQAFQILQKTRIDLIFLDVKMPGLLGTNLVRSLKNPPKIIFTTAYQDYALEGFDLNAVDYLLKPIPFDRFLKAIDKVFEAYKVNHHRVSIEQQVPEPKGDNFLYLRVERKMVKINVIEIFWIESLKDYIKVVLKDKALVSKQKISVIEELLPEEKFVRIHRSFIVAIDKVESYHAYAIEILGKELPIGRNYKAECRKRLRLIN
- a CDS encoding serine hydrolase domain-containing protein, encoding MKNQFVLIILLASLLMGCSKDIFEQPIKDKKFPQAYKTDHTLGLKINSIIHEYSKKGLPGLSVAVSNVEGVWEGAAGYARIEDNQPLTHGFVHAGGSVTKIYTATAIMMLFEQQKVQLDKSIDNYLPVHVTARIKGAAHITVRMLLSHRSGIPDYIEDDSFRLHWFNDLSQRWDLEGILKFVNRKTYLHPDAAYHYSNTNYVLLSLIVEHVGQQEEWKWLVEHLFNPQGLKYTFYRNGKDFLDGFAMPNYYMDRFGDGRLQNVSVPTKVEIYSEYGDGGLVATSLDFVKFMQALSKHKIVSPQTLGLMSTPTRESEYGLGLDVFGYGNKHQFGHQGAVFGGSSLLLYFKEQQTVLFIAANCDATLVGGKTLHLYHEMKNKICELIAAS